GCCGTTTATAATCCGCGCAGTATTTACCTATGGTGCATAATTCCGCTATTTGTGGTGCATTCAATTATTCCGCATAAGGAAGAGCGGTTCTTGTTTCCTATCGTCTTCCTTTTTCCAATTATTGTGATGCTGGCTTGGGAAAAAGTTGCTCCGATATTTGGAAAACGAAGAGCATACAAATCAATAAGAATGGCCCTAATTGTCCTTTTTGCATTGGCAAATGGTGTTGGGGTGGTTGCCATGTCGGTGAAGGCTGCTGGCGTTGGTCGTATTGGCCTTACCAAGCATATTCACGACAATTATGGCGATAAACACATCAACCTAATTTATAATCCGTGGTGCAACCCATATAACCCGTGGGGATTGCCGGTGAAGTTTTACCTCGAAAAGGACTTAGAGTGGCATGCGCTCGACAGCTTGGGTATGCTTACCGAGTCGCTCATAAAACCCAATGCGGTAAACCTACTGGTAGTTGGAGTCAACGAAGCCGAAAATCCTGTATGGCAAGTTGCTCTATCCCAAAAGGGCTTTGTGGAAGAGGCTCGCAGTATTCCAAATTGGGAAGCATGGATAAACAGGCGCTATAAAGCTTTCGATAAGGGATGGGTGCTGGTGCTTTACCGTCGAAAGCCGCAGGAAGTCCAATAATAACTAGCAACTTTATAGGATTCTATACTCAATGACATGGCGAAACAATTTTGTTGTTGCGCATTAACGCTTTAGGCATTGGTAGTTATTTTTGTTTATCGAAAGGGTTTTAATGTTAATTATTTTAGAATTTAGTTCAATTTAACTTTTTTTCGTAATTTGAGCAGAGATAAAGAGCTGCTATTATGGAACCTCTGCTATTCATCATTATCGCGTTAATACTCGGAACCCTTACCCGGCATCTCCTGAAGAAAATGCCCATTCCCTACACCGTGCTGCTGGTGGTAATTGGCTTGCTGCTTGGTGCTGCTACTCGCTTTCACTGGATTGATGAATCGTTTGAACTTGTATTGGGTGCCATTTCGTGGGCTGGGGTAATCAATCCGCATGTGGTTTTCTTTGTGTTTCTCCCCACGTTAGTTTTCGAAGCCGCCTTCGGCATGGACTGGCACACGTTTCGTAAAACATCCGTAAACGCCACCCTGCTTGCCGGTCCGGGAATTATCATTGCGCTAGGTTTAACCGCCGTCCTGCTTATTGGGGTAAAGGTTTTCGGCATAGGTTTAGCGGGTTGGTCGTGGCCCATTGCCCTCATGTTCGGTGCGGTAATTAGTGCTTCCGACCCGGTAGCAGTAGTGGCCATTCTGAAGGAGTTGGGCGCGAGCAAAAAGCTCTCCACGCTCATCGATGGGGAGGCCATCCTGAACGATGGAACGGCCATTGTGCTGTTTATGGTTTTTTACATACCACTCTCGGGCCAAGCCACCGAGCTTAACCCATTTCTCGATTTCCTAAAGGTGGCCATTGGCGGTATGCTGCTCGGGTTGATCATGGGCCGCGCAGTGATGTACTGGCTCAAAAACGTTTTCAACGATCCGATAGTGGAGATAGTGGTGCTTCTTGCCTCAGCCTATCTCGTCTTCTTTATTGCGGAGGAGTTCCTACATGTTTCCGGTGTGCTGAGCTTGTTTGGCCTAGGTATAACCATGGCCAGCGTGGGCAAGACCCGTATCAGTCCCGAGGTAAACAAATTCCTTCATGAGTTCTGGGAATTGGCTGTGTATATTGCCAATACGCTCATATTTATAATTGTGGGCGTGGTTATTGCTAGCCGTATCAATTTCACCCCGACCGATTTTATCGTACTCCTCATCCTATACGTAGGCATACATGTGGCTAGGGCCATTATGATTGCGCTGCTTTACCCATTGATGAAACGAGCCGGATATGGCATTACGTTTCATGAGGCCATTGTTACGTGGTATGGGGCATTGCGTGGAGCGGTAGGCTTAGCACTGGCGCTCATTGTGGCGGGCATGGCTAACTTGCCTGTGGAGGTAAGGGATCAGTTCCTTTTTCTTACCGCCGGAATTGTGCTGCTTACCCTGCTCGTCAACGCCACCACCATTAAGCTTATTGTGGATAAGCTAGGCATGACTCGGGTGGCCGCTTCAAAAGCGGTGGTTTTGAATCAAACATATGTGGCGGTGAGTGAGGAGATGGAAGCCGAACTTCTGAAAATCACATCGAGCCGATACTATAAGAATGCCGATGCTGACGTTGTGAGAAGCTATCTTCCTCGATATAAAAAGGTGAAAGTTGAGCATCCGCAAAAAAGTAGCGAGTTGGCCGAGTTGCGCCGTCGCGTGCTCGAAAAGGAGAAAGCCAGCTACTGGGAGCAGTTCAACCGAGGGATTATTAGCTCCGATACGGTGATAAAACTTACCGAGGCCATTAGCGAAATGCTCGACAGCAATGGGAACATGCCGCTCGACCAGCGGCACGATTTGGAGGATATGCTGCGCAACTCGCGGTTCCTCAACAACCTTCAACGTGTTTCCTGGCTCTTTGCCATCTACCGGCAGCTGAACTACAACAAGCTGGTGTTGAGCTACGATTTTGGGATGGGCTTTGTGGAGGCTCAGAATGCCAACCTCAAACTTATCGATGGCTTTAAGGAGGGCATGGAGGATGCTTCCGCTTCGGAGACCAATAGTGAGCAGCTGCGCGATGAAATTAGTCAGAATATTATCCATGGGCAGACCTTTATCCGCAACTTTAAGCGGTTCCACCCAGGTATATACATTGAAGTGGCCACGAAAAAGGCTGTTCAAACGCTGCTGAACACCGAGAAATCGAAGGTAGACGAGTTGGTGGAATCCGGACGGATCGATTTGGTTGAGGCCGAGAAGCTGCTCGAAAGCATTGAGGAGCGCATGAAGATGATTCAGAAGTTCCGCTACCACACCAGGAAGATAAAAGAGGAGTAGGGCGGCTGCAGGAAGTAGCCCGTTGACAGGCCGAATTATTACACCCAGAATTGTGAGTCAAACCCTTGGGTCTCTCACCAGACTGCAATCTTCTCGTCCAGATAGACCATCGGAAGAACATATCCGTAAAATAAAGCGCCACAGATAGACGCAGATTAGCACAGATTTAAAAAAGAATGCAAATCAGCATTTCAAAACGATACTGAATGCCTAAAAAACGAAGGTGGACGAGCTGGTGGAATCGCCAATCAGACATACAAAACCGCGTATTAAATTTGTGCTATTTGGTAATCCAAATGAAACTGGTAGTTTTGAAAGGTGGGAAATATAGCCTACTGCATTGTTTTATCCAATAATTAACAACTTTACTTATGCGATTTACTACAGCCGTTTCGAAGGGACGAACTCCCATAACAAAGAATTACTGGATATGGATTTTTATTTCCTGCCTCACATTTGTAGGTGTCAATTCATTGGTTGGAACCACTAATATTAGCAACTGGCTTCTTGAAAATACGTTAACAATCCTTTTCCTAATAGTTATTACAGCATCTTATAAGCGCTTTAAGTTTAGCGACTTGTCCTACCTGCTTATTTGTATGTATCTAATGCTCCATATTTACGGTTCAAAGTATACCTATGCCGAGAATCCATTTGGCTACTACCTTAAGGATATCTTCAACGGAGAGCGAAACCAGTATGATAGAATAGTTCACTTCAGCTTTGGCCTGCTGCTTGCCTACCCTATGCGAGAGTTGTTTCTCCGGTGGTTTAAATTCTCAAAAATTGCGTCTTGGATTCTTCCCATAGAGATTACGCTTTCGATTAGTGGTCTTTATGAGTTGATCGAATGGTCTGTAGCCGATATCTTTTTTAAGGCTCAGGGCGATGCTTACCTTGGAACTCAAGGCGATATTTGGGACGCCCAAAAGGATATGTTCATGGCATTTTTAGGCGCCATTATTGCTACCACTATTGTTTCGAGTATTAAGTGGGGGTTGAAAAAATATGCAGATGCAAAACAGTAGTTGGCAGCAGCTACTAATTCTTATATCTACTAACATGGCCGATGAGGCCGGACAGGTCCAATCGCATTTTTCTGTTGAATAGTCATTGATAGGTAAGAGGCATGGGGAACATTGTGGTTAGGCCGGTGGAGATAAGCGAGCTAGGGTTAGTTTACCAGCTCGATAGGCAAGCCTTTGGGGACAATTGCTATCCTCCCTTTGTGCTGCGGCAACTCTACGATGTGCATGGAGATTTGTTCCAAGTCGCATTAATCAACGATTCGCTTGTGGGATATGTTATTGGGGCTGTGGAGACGGGCGGTTCCAGCGCTTGGATATTGGCTCTTACTACCGATGATGGTTGCCGAAACGTCGGCATTGCCACCGCCCTACTTACTGAAATCGTGGGGCACTTGCACAAGCAACAGATATCATCCATCAAATTGACCGTGGCCGAGGGCAATGTGGCTGCTATTCATCTCTACTGCGATAAATTCTCCTTCACCATTGCGCGCAAGGTCGAAAACTATTTTGGAGAAAACACTCCTCGGCTACTGCTTCAGCATAAAGGTATTTAGCGGTCTCGATTTTGGCAACTTAGAGTATGCCTAACGCTATCTCAAATGTCAAACTCTGTGATTTATGTAACTCTTGTCTGGAGTTTTGTAACATTTAAGGGTTTGGTTGGCGCACCTTTGTCGATATAAGTTTTTACCGAAACCGATTTTAATTTCCCAGAGTTCCAACGCGGGCATCCAATTGCACGCTGCGGCTTATTGCTAGGGAGTCATAGTATAATCGGAGTTGATTATTTACGGTAAATCAGGACGGATGTATCACAGTTGTGGTTTGGATAAATCAACTGTGAAATTAGGTGAAGGGAATAGTTTAGGCCCTGTTTCCAATTGAAAATTTAAATACAAATATCATGAGCATAAGGAGTTTGATAGAGGCATGTTTAGATCCATTGGTGGCCATAAATTCCGACGGTAAGATATTGGAAATGAATCAGGCGCTGACGGACATTACTGGTATTACCAGCGAGCAGTCCAATGGCACCGACTTCTTCAACTACTTCACTGAGCCCCAAAAGGTCCGCGAAGTTTACAATGACGTTTTAGTAAATGGATTGGTTACCGATATTCCCCTTACGCTCCGCCATAATACGGGCAAGCTAACCGACATGTTATTCAACGTATCGCAATATAAGAACGATAAAGGCAAGGCTGTAGGAGTTGTTATTGTTGCCCGAGATGCTCCTGCACATAGGCAAAATTCGCAGTATGCCCGCAGCATTATTGAGGCAAGTCTGGATCCTTTGTTTGCCATTAGTCTCTTTGGTAAGATTATCGACGTAAATGAAGCTACGCTTAAAGCCACAGAACAGACGCGAAAAGAAATTGTTGGCACCAGCTTCATCAAATATTTCACTGAACCCGAAAAAGCACGAAAGGCTTATAAAGAGGCTTTTGCGAAAGGGTTTATTAAGGACTATCCGCTAGTCATAATTGATGGTGGAGATACTACTGTGCTATGTAACGGATCGGTTTATAAGGACGATAGCGGGAATGTTTTGGGCGTAGTGATTGTGTGTAGGGATGTTACCGCGCAGAAGATGCTATCCAAGTATTCACTTAGCCTGATTGAGGCTAGCCTCGACCCGCTGGTTACCATCAGTATTGCCGGTAAGATTACCGATATGAATGAGGCGTTGACAAAAATAACCGGAATAACGCGCGAAAAACTCACCGGCACCGACTTCTTCGAATACTTTACCGAACCACAAAAGGCCCGGGAAGTTTACCTAGAGGTGTTTGCTAAGGGTTCTGTTGCCGACTATCCGCTTACCCTTCGCCACAAGAATGGTAAGCTTACTGATGTTCTGTTCAATGGATCGGTTTATAAGGACGATGGGGGGAAGGTGATGGGTGTGGTAATCGTGGCCAGAGATGTTACCGACCAGAAAAGAATTGCCACCGAGTTGAATGAGGCCATTATTTTTGCCGAGTTGGCCACTGGAATTGCCGAAGACGCACAAAGAAAGGCCGAAAGTGCCACCGAAATAGCGACCGATGCTGTAAAAGCAAAACAGCAATTTTTGTCGAACATGAGCCATGAAATCCGCACCCCGATGAATGCGATTATCGGTTTTACAAAAGTGCTGATGAAAACAGATTTGACCATAAAGCAAAAGGAGTATTTATCGGCCATAAAGGTGAGCGGCGATGCCCTTATCGTGCTCATTAACGACATTCTCGATCTGGCAAAAGTGGAGGCGGGAAAAATGACATTTGAGCAAACTCCGTTTAAAATGGAGCTCTCTATTTCCGCCATGCTTCATTTGTTCGAAACAAAAATTCAAGAAAAAAATTTACGGTTAATAATCGATTACGACGAAACCATTCCTAAGGTGCTGGTTGGCGACTCGGTGCGCTTGCACCAAGTTATTCTAAATTTGGTGAGCAATGCCGTGAAATTTACCTCAAATGGAACTGTCACCGTTAGCGTTCATATGGTGACTGAGGACGAAGAGATGGTAACCATTGAATTTGCGATAACTGATACTGGAATAGGAATACCGGAAGATAAAATTGGAACCATTTTTGATAACTTTCAGCAGGCATCCAGCGGCACTTCAAGGTTATATGGAGGTACGGGACTAGGTCTTTCCATCGTTAAGCAACTCGTCGAGCCGCAAGGCGGAAAGATTAGCGTAAAAAGCATAATAAATGAAGGCTCTACCTTTAGCTTTACCTTAGACTTTAAAAAAACAAAAGATGAGGCAGCGTTGGATCTGGAAATGGATGAGCTGGACAAGGATATTAAAAACATTAAAGTGCTGGTGGTTGAAGACATTGCCCTAAACCAACTGCTCATGAAAACCGTACTGGACGACTACGGCTTTGAGCGCGATATTGCCGATAACGGTAAAATTGCCATCGAAAAGGTGCAAACTAAAACCTACGATGTTATTTTGATGGACCTACAAATGCCCGAAATGAATGGGTTTGAAGCCACGGAATACATTCGAAATACCCTGCATTCTAATATTCCAATCATTGCATTAACGGCCGATGTTACCACGGCTGATTTAGAAAAATGCAAGGCCGTCGGTATGAACGACTACATCGCCAAGCCTATCGACGAACGATTGTTATACAGCAAGATTGTTGGATTGGTTAAGAAAAGGTTAACCATTAGCGGATCTCAGGATAGCGGGGATAGTCAAGATAAGAAGCCGCGATGTATCGACTTGAATTATCTATCGCACCGCACAAAATCCAATCCTGACTTGATGATGGAAATGATTTCCCTTTACTTGGAACAAACTCCTCCTTTAATTAGTACCATGAAGCAAAGTTTGGAGGATAAGGATTGGAAATCATTGTATTCGGCCGTGCACAAGATAATACCTTCATTTTCTAGGATGGGTATTCATGTCGATTTTGAAAATATGGCAAGACATGTCCAGGAATATGCTAGCACACAGGCTGAGGCTGAAGGAATTCCCGACCTCGTTTTACAAATTGAAAATGTTTGTTTACAAGCATGTAAGGAGTTAGAAGAAGAACTCAATACGATAAAAAATGCTCGCGCTAAAATAGTTTAGTGGCGCTAATTCGATATCGTAATTAATTTGTTTTCAGGTAATGACGGGATTGCCTGGAAATAAATTTCTATTCACTAGAATAGTATACCACATGGGTTAAC
This genomic interval from Williamwhitmania taraxaci contains the following:
- a CDS encoding cation:proton antiporter, whose product is MEPLLFIIIALILGTLTRHLLKKMPIPYTVLLVVIGLLLGAATRFHWIDESFELVLGAISWAGVINPHVVFFVFLPTLVFEAAFGMDWHTFRKTSVNATLLAGPGIIIALGLTAVLLIGVKVFGIGLAGWSWPIALMFGAVISASDPVAVVAILKELGASKKLSTLIDGEAILNDGTAIVLFMVFYIPLSGQATELNPFLDFLKVAIGGMLLGLIMGRAVMYWLKNVFNDPIVEIVVLLASAYLVFFIAEEFLHVSGVLSLFGLGITMASVGKTRISPEVNKFLHEFWELAVYIANTLIFIIVGVVIASRINFTPTDFIVLLILYVGIHVARAIMIALLYPLMKRAGYGITFHEAIVTWYGALRGAVGLALALIVAGMANLPVEVRDQFLFLTAGIVLLTLLVNATTIKLIVDKLGMTRVAASKAVVLNQTYVAVSEEMEAELLKITSSRYYKNADADVVRSYLPRYKKVKVEHPQKSSELAELRRRVLEKEKASYWEQFNRGIISSDTVIKLTEAISEMLDSNGNMPLDQRHDLEDMLRNSRFLNNLQRVSWLFAIYRQLNYNKLVLSYDFGMGFVEAQNANLKLIDGFKEGMEDASASETNSEQLRDEISQNIIHGQTFIRNFKRFHPGIYIEVATKKAVQTLLNTEKSKVDELVESGRIDLVEAEKLLESIEERMKMIQKFRYHTRKIKEE
- a CDS encoding DUF2238 domain-containing protein, with protein sequence MRFTTAVSKGRTPITKNYWIWIFISCLTFVGVNSLVGTTNISNWLLENTLTILFLIVITASYKRFKFSDLSYLLICMYLMLHIYGSKYTYAENPFGYYLKDIFNGERNQYDRIVHFSFGLLLAYPMRELFLRWFKFSKIASWILPIEITLSISGLYELIEWSVADIFFKAQGDAYLGTQGDIWDAQKDMFMAFLGAIIATTIVSSIKWGLKKYADAKQ
- a CDS encoding GNAT family N-acetyltransferase: MGNIVVRPVEISELGLVYQLDRQAFGDNCYPPFVLRQLYDVHGDLFQVALINDSLVGYVIGAVETGGSSAWILALTTDDGCRNVGIATALLTEIVGHLHKQQISSIKLTVAEGNVAAIHLYCDKFSFTIARKVENYFGENTPRLLLQHKGI
- a CDS encoding PAS domain-containing hybrid sensor histidine kinase/response regulator, which produces MSIRSLIEACLDPLVAINSDGKILEMNQALTDITGITSEQSNGTDFFNYFTEPQKVREVYNDVLVNGLVTDIPLTLRHNTGKLTDMLFNVSQYKNDKGKAVGVVIVARDAPAHRQNSQYARSIIEASLDPLFAISLFGKIIDVNEATLKATEQTRKEIVGTSFIKYFTEPEKARKAYKEAFAKGFIKDYPLVIIDGGDTTVLCNGSVYKDDSGNVLGVVIVCRDVTAQKMLSKYSLSLIEASLDPLVTISIAGKITDMNEALTKITGITREKLTGTDFFEYFTEPQKAREVYLEVFAKGSVADYPLTLRHKNGKLTDVLFNGSVYKDDGGKVMGVVIVARDVTDQKRIATELNEAIIFAELATGIAEDAQRKAESATEIATDAVKAKQQFLSNMSHEIRTPMNAIIGFTKVLMKTDLTIKQKEYLSAIKVSGDALIVLINDILDLAKVEAGKMTFEQTPFKMELSISAMLHLFETKIQEKNLRLIIDYDETIPKVLVGDSVRLHQVILNLVSNAVKFTSNGTVTVSVHMVTEDEEMVTIEFAITDTGIGIPEDKIGTIFDNFQQASSGTSRLYGGTGLGLSIVKQLVEPQGGKISVKSIINEGSTFSFTLDFKKTKDEAALDLEMDELDKDIKNIKVLVVEDIALNQLLMKTVLDDYGFERDIADNGKIAIEKVQTKTYDVILMDLQMPEMNGFEATEYIRNTLHSNIPIIALTADVTTADLEKCKAVGMNDYIAKPIDERLLYSKIVGLVKKRLTISGSQDSGDSQDKKPRCIDLNYLSHRTKSNPDLMMEMISLYLEQTPPLISTMKQSLEDKDWKSLYSAVHKIIPSFSRMGIHVDFENMARHVQEYASTQAEAEGIPDLVLQIENVCLQACKELEEELNTIKNARAKIV